The proteins below are encoded in one region of Equus caballus isolate H_3958 breed thoroughbred chromosome 18, TB-T2T, whole genome shotgun sequence:
- the ORC4 gene encoding origin recognition complex subunit 4 isoform X6: MLINHALKELMEVEEVSENVLQVHLNGLLQINDNIALKEITRQLNLENVVGDKVFGSFAENLSFLLEALKKGDRTSSCPVIFILDEFDLFAHHKNQTLLYNLFDISQSAQTPVAVVGLTCRLDILELLEKRVKSRFSHRQIHLMNSFGFPQYLKIFKEQLSLPAEFPDKLFAEKWNENVQCLSEDRSVREVLQKHFNVSKNLRSLHMLLMLALNRVTSSHPFMTAADLMEANQLCSMDSKANIVHGLSVLEICLIIAMKHLNDIYEEEPFNFQMVYNEFQKFVQRKAHSVYNFEKPVVMKAFEHLQQLELIRPMERTSVNAQREYQLMKLLLDNTQIMNALQKYPNCPTDVRQWATSSLSWL; the protein is encoded by the exons ATG ttAATAAACCATGCTTTGAAAGAATTAATGGAAGTAGAAGAAGTGAGTGAAAATGTATTACAAGTTCACCTAAATG GACTGCTGCAGATCAATGATAATATTGCCCTAAAGGAAATCACAAGGCAGTTAAATCTGGAAAATGTAGTTGGAGATAAAGTTTTT ggAAGCTTTGCTGAAAAcctttcatttcttctggaagctttaaaaAAGG GTGACCGGACTAGTAGTTGCCCAGTGATCTTCATATTAGATGAATTTGATCTTTTTGCTCATCATAAAAACCAGACACTTCTCTATAATCTATTTGACATTTCTCAGTCTGCACAGACTCCAGTAGCAGTTGTTGGTCTTACATGTAGATTG gataTTTTGGAACTCTTAGAAAAAAGAGTGAAGTCACGATTTTCTCACCGGCAGATACACTTAATGAATTCATTTGGTTTTCCAcagtatcttaaaatatttaaagaacaattATCTCTACCTGCTGAATTTCCAGACAAGCTTttcgctgagaagtggaatgagAATGTTCAG tgtcTCTCAGAAGATAGAAGTGTGCGAGAAGTACTCCAGAAGCATTTCAATGTCAGCAAAAACCTGCGGTCTTTACACATGCTGTTg ATGCTTGCTTTAAATCGCGTAACATCATCCCACCCATTTATGACTGCAGCAGATCTGATGGAGGCAAACCAGCTGTGTAGCATGGACTCTAAAGCAAATATCGTACATG GTCTGTCAGTCTTGGAAATCTGTCTTATAATAGCAATGAAGCATTTAAATGACATCTATGAAGAGGAGCCCTTTAATTTTCAAATGGTCTATAATG AGTTTCAGAAGTTTGTTCAAAGGAAGGCCCattctgtttataattttgaaaaacctGTTGTCATGAAG GCTTTTGAACACTTACAACAATTAGAATTAATAAGACCCATGGAAAGAACTTCAGTAAATGCACAGAGAGAGTACCAGCTGATGAAACTACTTTTGGATAATACTCAAATTATGAATGCTTTGCAGAAATATCCCAACTGTCCTACAGATGTTAGGCAGTGGGCAACATCCTCACTAAGCTGGTTATGA
- the ORC4 gene encoding origin recognition complex subunit 4 isoform X1 has product MMPKECDGPGVRMGILEPRQMTGDCFFSSGQGICSGFQFVEMSSRKLKSNNLKHSECLSQVQRILRERFCHQSLHSNLFGVQVQYKHLIELLKRTAIYGESNSVLIIGPRGSGKTMLINHALKELMEVEEVSENVLQVHLNGLLQINDNIALKEITRQLNLENVVGDKVFGSFAENLSFLLEALKKGDRTSSCPVIFILDEFDLFAHHKNQTLLYNLFDISQSAQTPVAVVGLTCRLDILELLEKRVKSRFSHRQIHLMNSFGFPQYLKIFKEQLSLPAEFPDKLFAEKWNENVQCLSEDRSVREVLQKHFNVSKNLRSLHMLLMLALNRVTSSHPFMTAADLMEANQLCSMDSKANIVHGLSVLEICLIIAMKHLNDIYEEEPFNFQMVYNEFQKFVQRKAHSVYNFEKPVVMKAFEHLQQLELIRPMERTSVNAQREYQLMKLLLDNTQIMNALQKYPNCPTDVRQWATSSLSWL; this is encoded by the exons gatttcaaTTTGTTGAAATGAGCAGTCGTAAATTAAAGAGCAACAACTTAAAACATTCAGAGTGCCTTTCACAG GTACAAAGAATTTTACGTGAAAGATTTTGTCATCAGAGTCTACATAGTAACCTGTTTGGAGTACAAGTACAATATAA ACACTTAATTGAGCTGCTAAAAAGAACTGCTATCTATGGAGAAAGtaactctgttctcattattggACCCCGAGGATCAGGAAAGACCATG ttAATAAACCATGCTTTGAAAGAATTAATGGAAGTAGAAGAAGTGAGTGAAAATGTATTACAAGTTCACCTAAATG GACTGCTGCAGATCAATGATAATATTGCCCTAAAGGAAATCACAAGGCAGTTAAATCTGGAAAATGTAGTTGGAGATAAAGTTTTT ggAAGCTTTGCTGAAAAcctttcatttcttctggaagctttaaaaAAGG GTGACCGGACTAGTAGTTGCCCAGTGATCTTCATATTAGATGAATTTGATCTTTTTGCTCATCATAAAAACCAGACACTTCTCTATAATCTATTTGACATTTCTCAGTCTGCACAGACTCCAGTAGCAGTTGTTGGTCTTACATGTAGATTG gataTTTTGGAACTCTTAGAAAAAAGAGTGAAGTCACGATTTTCTCACCGGCAGATACACTTAATGAATTCATTTGGTTTTCCAcagtatcttaaaatatttaaagaacaattATCTCTACCTGCTGAATTTCCAGACAAGCTTttcgctgagaagtggaatgagAATGTTCAG tgtcTCTCAGAAGATAGAAGTGTGCGAGAAGTACTCCAGAAGCATTTCAATGTCAGCAAAAACCTGCGGTCTTTACACATGCTGTTg ATGCTTGCTTTAAATCGCGTAACATCATCCCACCCATTTATGACTGCAGCAGATCTGATGGAGGCAAACCAGCTGTGTAGCATGGACTCTAAAGCAAATATCGTACATG GTCTGTCAGTCTTGGAAATCTGTCTTATAATAGCAATGAAGCATTTAAATGACATCTATGAAGAGGAGCCCTTTAATTTTCAAATGGTCTATAATG AGTTTCAGAAGTTTGTTCAAAGGAAGGCCCattctgtttataattttgaaaaacctGTTGTCATGAAG GCTTTTGAACACTTACAACAATTAGAATTAATAAGACCCATGGAAAGAACTTCAGTAAATGCACAGAGAGAGTACCAGCTGATGAAACTACTTTTGGATAATACTCAAATTATGAATGCTTTGCAGAAATATCCCAACTGTCCTACAGATGTTAGGCAGTGGGCAACATCCTCACTAAGCTGGTTATGA
- the ORC4 gene encoding origin recognition complex subunit 4 isoform X5, producing the protein MSSRKLKSNNLKHSECLSQVQRILRERFCHQSLHSNLFGVQVQYKHLIELLKRTAIYGESNSVLIIGPRGSGKTMLINHALKELMEVEEVSENVLQVHLNGLLQINDNIALKEITRQLNLENVVGDKVFGSFAENLSFLLEALKKGDRTSSCPVIFILDEFDLFAHHKNQTLLYNLFDISQSAQTPVAVVGLTCRLYLKIFKEQLSLPAEFPDKLFAEKWNENVQCLSEDRSVREVLQKHFNVSKNLRSLHMLLMLALNRVTSSHPFMTAADLMEANQLCSMDSKANIVHGLSVLEICLIIAMKHLNDIYEEEPFNFQMVYNEFQKFVQRKAHSVYNFEKPVVMKAFEHLQQLELIRPMERTSVNAQREYQLMKLLLDNTQIMNALQKYPNCPTDVRQWATSSLSWL; encoded by the exons ATGAGCAGTCGTAAATTAAAGAGCAACAACTTAAAACATTCAGAGTGCCTTTCACAG GTACAAAGAATTTTACGTGAAAGATTTTGTCATCAGAGTCTACATAGTAACCTGTTTGGAGTACAAGTACAATATAA ACACTTAATTGAGCTGCTAAAAAGAACTGCTATCTATGGAGAAAGtaactctgttctcattattggACCCCGAGGATCAGGAAAGACCATG ttAATAAACCATGCTTTGAAAGAATTAATGGAAGTAGAAGAAGTGAGTGAAAATGTATTACAAGTTCACCTAAATG GACTGCTGCAGATCAATGATAATATTGCCCTAAAGGAAATCACAAGGCAGTTAAATCTGGAAAATGTAGTTGGAGATAAAGTTTTT ggAAGCTTTGCTGAAAAcctttcatttcttctggaagctttaaaaAAGG GTGACCGGACTAGTAGTTGCCCAGTGATCTTCATATTAGATGAATTTGATCTTTTTGCTCATCATAAAAACCAGACACTTCTCTATAATCTATTTGACATTTCTCAGTCTGCACAGACTCCAGTAGCAGTTGTTGGTCTTACATGTAGATTG tatcttaaaatatttaaagaacaattATCTCTACCTGCTGAATTTCCAGACAAGCTTttcgctgagaagtggaatgagAATGTTCAG tgtcTCTCAGAAGATAGAAGTGTGCGAGAAGTACTCCAGAAGCATTTCAATGTCAGCAAAAACCTGCGGTCTTTACACATGCTGTTg ATGCTTGCTTTAAATCGCGTAACATCATCCCACCCATTTATGACTGCAGCAGATCTGATGGAGGCAAACCAGCTGTGTAGCATGGACTCTAAAGCAAATATCGTACATG GTCTGTCAGTCTTGGAAATCTGTCTTATAATAGCAATGAAGCATTTAAATGACATCTATGAAGAGGAGCCCTTTAATTTTCAAATGGTCTATAATG AGTTTCAGAAGTTTGTTCAAAGGAAGGCCCattctgtttataattttgaaaaacctGTTGTCATGAAG GCTTTTGAACACTTACAACAATTAGAATTAATAAGACCCATGGAAAGAACTTCAGTAAATGCACAGAGAGAGTACCAGCTGATGAAACTACTTTTGGATAATACTCAAATTATGAATGCTTTGCAGAAATATCCCAACTGTCCTACAGATGTTAGGCAGTGGGCAACATCCTCACTAAGCTGGTTATGA
- the ORC4 gene encoding origin recognition complex subunit 4 isoform X3, giving the protein MSSRKLKSNNLKHSECLSQVQRILRERFCHQSLHSNLFGVQVQYKHLIELLKRTAIYGESNSVLIIGPRGSGKTMLINHALKELMEVEEVSENVLQVHLNGLLQINDNIALKEITRQLNLENVVGDKVFGSFAENLSFLLEALKKGDRTSSCPVIFILDEFDLFAHHKNQTLLYNLFDISQSAQTPVAVVGLTCRLDILELLEKRVKSRFSHRQIHLMNSFGFPQYLKIFKEQLSLPAEFPDKLFAEKWNENVQCLSEDRSVREVLQKHFNVSKNLRSLHMLLMLALNRVTSSHPFMTAADLMEANQLCSMDSKANIVHGLSVLEICLIIAMKHLNDIYEEEPFNFQMVYNEFQKFVQRKAHSVYNFEKPVVMKAFEHLQQLELIRPMERTSVNAQREYQLMKLLLDNTQIMNALQKYPNCPTDVRQWATSSLSWL; this is encoded by the exons ATGAGCAGTCGTAAATTAAAGAGCAACAACTTAAAACATTCAGAGTGCCTTTCACAG GTACAAAGAATTTTACGTGAAAGATTTTGTCATCAGAGTCTACATAGTAACCTGTTTGGAGTACAAGTACAATATAA ACACTTAATTGAGCTGCTAAAAAGAACTGCTATCTATGGAGAAAGtaactctgttctcattattggACCCCGAGGATCAGGAAAGACCATG ttAATAAACCATGCTTTGAAAGAATTAATGGAAGTAGAAGAAGTGAGTGAAAATGTATTACAAGTTCACCTAAATG GACTGCTGCAGATCAATGATAATATTGCCCTAAAGGAAATCACAAGGCAGTTAAATCTGGAAAATGTAGTTGGAGATAAAGTTTTT ggAAGCTTTGCTGAAAAcctttcatttcttctggaagctttaaaaAAGG GTGACCGGACTAGTAGTTGCCCAGTGATCTTCATATTAGATGAATTTGATCTTTTTGCTCATCATAAAAACCAGACACTTCTCTATAATCTATTTGACATTTCTCAGTCTGCACAGACTCCAGTAGCAGTTGTTGGTCTTACATGTAGATTG gataTTTTGGAACTCTTAGAAAAAAGAGTGAAGTCACGATTTTCTCACCGGCAGATACACTTAATGAATTCATTTGGTTTTCCAcagtatcttaaaatatttaaagaacaattATCTCTACCTGCTGAATTTCCAGACAAGCTTttcgctgagaagtggaatgagAATGTTCAG tgtcTCTCAGAAGATAGAAGTGTGCGAGAAGTACTCCAGAAGCATTTCAATGTCAGCAAAAACCTGCGGTCTTTACACATGCTGTTg ATGCTTGCTTTAAATCGCGTAACATCATCCCACCCATTTATGACTGCAGCAGATCTGATGGAGGCAAACCAGCTGTGTAGCATGGACTCTAAAGCAAATATCGTACATG GTCTGTCAGTCTTGGAAATCTGTCTTATAATAGCAATGAAGCATTTAAATGACATCTATGAAGAGGAGCCCTTTAATTTTCAAATGGTCTATAATG AGTTTCAGAAGTTTGTTCAAAGGAAGGCCCattctgtttataattttgaaaaacctGTTGTCATGAAG GCTTTTGAACACTTACAACAATTAGAATTAATAAGACCCATGGAAAGAACTTCAGTAAATGCACAGAGAGAGTACCAGCTGATGAAACTACTTTTGGATAATACTCAAATTATGAATGCTTTGCAGAAATATCCCAACTGTCCTACAGATGTTAGGCAGTGGGCAACATCCTCACTAAGCTGGTTATGA
- the ORC4 gene encoding origin recognition complex subunit 4 isoform X7, producing MEVEEVSENVLQVHLNGLLQINDNIALKEITRQLNLENVVGDKVFGSFAENLSFLLEALKKGDRTSSCPVIFILDEFDLFAHHKNQTLLYNLFDISQSAQTPVAVVGLTCRLDILELLEKRVKSRFSHRQIHLMNSFGFPQYLKIFKEQLSLPAEFPDKLFAEKWNENVQCLSEDRSVREVLQKHFNVSKNLRSLHMLLMLALNRVTSSHPFMTAADLMEANQLCSMDSKANIVHGLSVLEICLIIAMKHLNDIYEEEPFNFQMVYNEFQKFVQRKAHSVYNFEKPVVMKAFEHLQQLELIRPMERTSVNAQREYQLMKLLLDNTQIMNALQKYPNCPTDVRQWATSSLSWL from the exons ATGGAAGTAGAAGAAGTGAGTGAAAATGTATTACAAGTTCACCTAAATG GACTGCTGCAGATCAATGATAATATTGCCCTAAAGGAAATCACAAGGCAGTTAAATCTGGAAAATGTAGTTGGAGATAAAGTTTTT ggAAGCTTTGCTGAAAAcctttcatttcttctggaagctttaaaaAAGG GTGACCGGACTAGTAGTTGCCCAGTGATCTTCATATTAGATGAATTTGATCTTTTTGCTCATCATAAAAACCAGACACTTCTCTATAATCTATTTGACATTTCTCAGTCTGCACAGACTCCAGTAGCAGTTGTTGGTCTTACATGTAGATTG gataTTTTGGAACTCTTAGAAAAAAGAGTGAAGTCACGATTTTCTCACCGGCAGATACACTTAATGAATTCATTTGGTTTTCCAcagtatcttaaaatatttaaagaacaattATCTCTACCTGCTGAATTTCCAGACAAGCTTttcgctgagaagtggaatgagAATGTTCAG tgtcTCTCAGAAGATAGAAGTGTGCGAGAAGTACTCCAGAAGCATTTCAATGTCAGCAAAAACCTGCGGTCTTTACACATGCTGTTg ATGCTTGCTTTAAATCGCGTAACATCATCCCACCCATTTATGACTGCAGCAGATCTGATGGAGGCAAACCAGCTGTGTAGCATGGACTCTAAAGCAAATATCGTACATG GTCTGTCAGTCTTGGAAATCTGTCTTATAATAGCAATGAAGCATTTAAATGACATCTATGAAGAGGAGCCCTTTAATTTTCAAATGGTCTATAATG AGTTTCAGAAGTTTGTTCAAAGGAAGGCCCattctgtttataattttgaaaaacctGTTGTCATGAAG GCTTTTGAACACTTACAACAATTAGAATTAATAAGACCCATGGAAAGAACTTCAGTAAATGCACAGAGAGAGTACCAGCTGATGAAACTACTTTTGGATAATACTCAAATTATGAATGCTTTGCAGAAATATCCCAACTGTCCTACAGATGTTAGGCAGTGGGCAACATCCTCACTAAGCTGGTTATGA
- the ORC4 gene encoding origin recognition complex subunit 4 isoform X4: MMPKECDGPGVRMGILEPRQMTGDCFFSSGQGICSGFQFVEMSSRKLKSNNLKHSECLSQVQRILRERFCHQSLHSNLFGVQVQYKHLIELLKRTAIYGESNSVLIIGPRGSGKTMLINHALKELMEVEEVSENVLQVHLNGLLQINDNIALKEITRQLNLENVVGDKVFGSFAENLSFLLEALKKGDRTSSCPVIFILDEFDLFAHHKNQTLLYNLFDISQSAQTPVAVVGLTCRLCLSEDRSVREVLQKHFNVSKNLRSLHMLLMLALNRVTSSHPFMTAADLMEANQLCSMDSKANIVHGLSVLEICLIIAMKHLNDIYEEEPFNFQMVYNEFQKFVQRKAHSVYNFEKPVVMKAFEHLQQLELIRPMERTSVNAQREYQLMKLLLDNTQIMNALQKYPNCPTDVRQWATSSLSWL; this comes from the exons gatttcaaTTTGTTGAAATGAGCAGTCGTAAATTAAAGAGCAACAACTTAAAACATTCAGAGTGCCTTTCACAG GTACAAAGAATTTTACGTGAAAGATTTTGTCATCAGAGTCTACATAGTAACCTGTTTGGAGTACAAGTACAATATAA ACACTTAATTGAGCTGCTAAAAAGAACTGCTATCTATGGAGAAAGtaactctgttctcattattggACCCCGAGGATCAGGAAAGACCATG ttAATAAACCATGCTTTGAAAGAATTAATGGAAGTAGAAGAAGTGAGTGAAAATGTATTACAAGTTCACCTAAATG GACTGCTGCAGATCAATGATAATATTGCCCTAAAGGAAATCACAAGGCAGTTAAATCTGGAAAATGTAGTTGGAGATAAAGTTTTT ggAAGCTTTGCTGAAAAcctttcatttcttctggaagctttaaaaAAGG GTGACCGGACTAGTAGTTGCCCAGTGATCTTCATATTAGATGAATTTGATCTTTTTGCTCATCATAAAAACCAGACACTTCTCTATAATCTATTTGACATTTCTCAGTCTGCACAGACTCCAGTAGCAGTTGTTGGTCTTACATGTAGATTG tgtcTCTCAGAAGATAGAAGTGTGCGAGAAGTACTCCAGAAGCATTTCAATGTCAGCAAAAACCTGCGGTCTTTACACATGCTGTTg ATGCTTGCTTTAAATCGCGTAACATCATCCCACCCATTTATGACTGCAGCAGATCTGATGGAGGCAAACCAGCTGTGTAGCATGGACTCTAAAGCAAATATCGTACATG GTCTGTCAGTCTTGGAAATCTGTCTTATAATAGCAATGAAGCATTTAAATGACATCTATGAAGAGGAGCCCTTTAATTTTCAAATGGTCTATAATG AGTTTCAGAAGTTTGTTCAAAGGAAGGCCCattctgtttataattttgaaaaacctGTTGTCATGAAG GCTTTTGAACACTTACAACAATTAGAATTAATAAGACCCATGGAAAGAACTTCAGTAAATGCACAGAGAGAGTACCAGCTGATGAAACTACTTTTGGATAATACTCAAATTATGAATGCTTTGCAGAAATATCCCAACTGTCCTACAGATGTTAGGCAGTGGGCAACATCCTCACTAAGCTGGTTATGA
- the ORC4 gene encoding origin recognition complex subunit 4 isoform X2: MMPKECDGPGVRMGILEPRQMTGDCFFSSGQGICSGFQFVEMSSRKLKSNNLKHSECLSQVQRILRERFCHQSLHSNLFGVQVQYKHLIELLKRTAIYGESNSVLIIGPRGSGKTMLINHALKELMEVEEVSENVLQVHLNGLLQINDNIALKEITRQLNLENVVGDKVFGSFAENLSFLLEALKKGDRTSSCPVIFILDEFDLFAHHKNQTLLYNLFDISQSAQTPVAVVGLTCRLYLKIFKEQLSLPAEFPDKLFAEKWNENVQCLSEDRSVREVLQKHFNVSKNLRSLHMLLMLALNRVTSSHPFMTAADLMEANQLCSMDSKANIVHGLSVLEICLIIAMKHLNDIYEEEPFNFQMVYNEFQKFVQRKAHSVYNFEKPVVMKAFEHLQQLELIRPMERTSVNAQREYQLMKLLLDNTQIMNALQKYPNCPTDVRQWATSSLSWL, encoded by the exons gatttcaaTTTGTTGAAATGAGCAGTCGTAAATTAAAGAGCAACAACTTAAAACATTCAGAGTGCCTTTCACAG GTACAAAGAATTTTACGTGAAAGATTTTGTCATCAGAGTCTACATAGTAACCTGTTTGGAGTACAAGTACAATATAA ACACTTAATTGAGCTGCTAAAAAGAACTGCTATCTATGGAGAAAGtaactctgttctcattattggACCCCGAGGATCAGGAAAGACCATG ttAATAAACCATGCTTTGAAAGAATTAATGGAAGTAGAAGAAGTGAGTGAAAATGTATTACAAGTTCACCTAAATG GACTGCTGCAGATCAATGATAATATTGCCCTAAAGGAAATCACAAGGCAGTTAAATCTGGAAAATGTAGTTGGAGATAAAGTTTTT ggAAGCTTTGCTGAAAAcctttcatttcttctggaagctttaaaaAAGG GTGACCGGACTAGTAGTTGCCCAGTGATCTTCATATTAGATGAATTTGATCTTTTTGCTCATCATAAAAACCAGACACTTCTCTATAATCTATTTGACATTTCTCAGTCTGCACAGACTCCAGTAGCAGTTGTTGGTCTTACATGTAGATTG tatcttaaaatatttaaagaacaattATCTCTACCTGCTGAATTTCCAGACAAGCTTttcgctgagaagtggaatgagAATGTTCAG tgtcTCTCAGAAGATAGAAGTGTGCGAGAAGTACTCCAGAAGCATTTCAATGTCAGCAAAAACCTGCGGTCTTTACACATGCTGTTg ATGCTTGCTTTAAATCGCGTAACATCATCCCACCCATTTATGACTGCAGCAGATCTGATGGAGGCAAACCAGCTGTGTAGCATGGACTCTAAAGCAAATATCGTACATG GTCTGTCAGTCTTGGAAATCTGTCTTATAATAGCAATGAAGCATTTAAATGACATCTATGAAGAGGAGCCCTTTAATTTTCAAATGGTCTATAATG AGTTTCAGAAGTTTGTTCAAAGGAAGGCCCattctgtttataattttgaaaaacctGTTGTCATGAAG GCTTTTGAACACTTACAACAATTAGAATTAATAAGACCCATGGAAAGAACTTCAGTAAATGCACAGAGAGAGTACCAGCTGATGAAACTACTTTTGGATAATACTCAAATTATGAATGCTTTGCAGAAATATCCCAACTGTCCTACAGATGTTAGGCAGTGGGCAACATCCTCACTAAGCTGGTTATGA